The following are encoded together in the Poseidonibacter lekithochrous genome:
- a CDS encoding ankyrin repeat domain-containing protein encodes MLKLFKGNTSEVLEKELLKSTVDADKVQKLINNGIDINQRDEKGRTFLFSLASKRKIDAIKILLNNKIDINIEDDYGKTVLAEAVSKGDGMMIRFLLDNGASVNHKNSSNRTIIQDVALEGDYKVFRILMNYKPDFNLKDNYNKTVLFDAVDGGNVNIVKEVINNIEDINLLDENGQTVLFSSVLKDDTEVAQTLVLNGIDLNILDANGQNALFNTVIKGTNNIELLTLLIRKGINLNIVDNENKNILDEVLYILKLQKGNLKDLEGKYHFIKEDTKYLKLVSLMIEYGFYIDKFDDEGNTTLSKEVEKKHYNNIEFLLESGANINVRDEKGKTLLYPEILKGHTNLKMISYLIKNGADIENRDDQEKTIFDYLIEKIVKSDVSVLDDEEDDDKNYLLLFKKLLPLKPKLDRVKLSGRTILFEVVNYNHFELVRILLNYGMNPNLIDKEGNTPLSILVEEGLKVKDKEEKERFLERLVFFLKFRVNVEAQDLEGKTVYHKAVIANDLDVVEKLLTKKADLNVKDKQGRTALHHTQWNGNYKIARWLIASGANMNEPDNAGFTLLNYAAIFGHVKLIIALIASGVLMYNRNPKSKKVAQFFKNKENNLEKLLNSNISDDKMQRSLTEVAENLKKEIKEVLEG; translated from the coding sequence ATGTTAAAGTTGTTCAAGGGTAATACCTCAGAAGTTTTGGAAAAAGAGCTTCTAAAAAGTACTGTGGATGCAGATAAAGTACAAAAACTTATTAACAATGGCATAGACATAAATCAAAGAGATGAAAAAGGAAGAACCTTTCTTTTTTCTCTTGCTTCAAAAAGAAAAATCGATGCAATTAAAATTCTTCTAAATAATAAAATAGATATTAATATAGAAGATGACTATGGAAAAACTGTTTTAGCAGAAGCTGTATCAAAAGGTGATGGAATGATGATTCGTTTCCTTTTAGATAATGGTGCTTCTGTAAATCACAAAAACTCTTCAAATAGAACAATAATTCAAGATGTTGCCCTAGAGGGTGACTATAAAGTATTTAGAATACTTATGAATTATAAACCTGACTTCAATTTAAAAGATAATTACAATAAAACAGTACTCTTTGATGCCGTTGATGGTGGAAATGTTAATATTGTAAAAGAAGTGATTAATAATATTGAGGATATAAATCTTCTTGATGAAAACGGACAAACAGTTCTTTTCTCATCTGTATTAAAAGATGATACTGAGGTTGCTCAAACTTTAGTTTTAAATGGGATTGATTTAAATATTTTAGATGCAAATGGTCAAAATGCCCTTTTTAATACGGTAATAAAAGGAACAAATAATATAGAATTATTAACTCTTTTAATTAGAAAAGGAATTAATCTAAATATAGTTGATAATGAAAATAAGAATATTCTAGATGAAGTTTTATATATTCTGAAATTACAAAAAGGTAATTTAAAAGACTTAGAAGGAAAATATCATTTTATAAAAGAAGATACTAAATATTTAAAACTAGTATCTTTAATGATTGAATATGGTTTCTATATTGATAAGTTTGATGATGAAGGTAATACGACTTTAAGTAAAGAAGTGGAAAAAAAGCATTACAACAATATAGAATTTTTACTTGAATCAGGTGCGAATATAAATGTTCGAGATGAAAAAGGAAAAACGCTTTTATATCCAGAAATTCTAAAAGGTCATACTAATCTTAAAATGATTTCGTATTTAATAAAAAATGGTGCAGATATTGAAAATAGAGATGATCAAGAAAAAACAATTTTTGACTATTTAATTGAAAAAATAGTTAAAAGTGATGTATCTGTCCTAGATGATGAAGAAGATGACGATAAGAACTATTTATTATTGTTTAAAAAACTTTTACCTTTAAAACCAAAATTAGATAGAGTTAAATTAAGTGGTCGAACAATTTTATTTGAAGTAGTGAATTATAATCATTTTGAGTTAGTTCGTATTTTATTGAATTATGGGATGAATCCAAATTTAATAGATAAAGAAGGTAATACTCCTTTGTCTATTTTAGTGGAAGAGGGTCTTAAAGTAAAAGATAAAGAAGAAAAAGAACGATTTTTAGAAAGACTAGTATTCTTTTTAAAGTTTAGAGTAAATGTAGAAGCTCAAGATTTAGAGGGAAAAACAGTTTATCATAAAGCTGTAATTGCAAATGATTTAGATGTTGTAGAAAAACTTTTAACAAAAAAAGCAGATTTAAATGTTAAAGATAAACAAGGTAGAACAGCACTTCATCATACTCAATGGAATGGTAATTATAAAATTGCTAGATGGTTAATCGCTTCTGGTGCTAATATGAATGAACCAGATAATGCAGGGTTTACATTATTGAATTATGCAGCAATTTTCGGTCATGTAAAATTAATTATTGCACTTATTGCTTCGGGAGTTTTAATGTATAATAGAAATCCAAAAAGTAAAAAAGTGGCACAATTTTTTAAAAATAAAGAAAATAATCTTGAGAAATTATTAAATAGTAATATAAGTGATGATAAAATGCAAAGATCGTTAACGGAAGTTGCAGAGAATTTAAAAAAAGAAATAAAAGAAGTATTAGAAGGATAA
- a CDS encoding LptF/LptG family permease, translated as MKLKHYLYSQLAITFFPIFFGLYFITSVVFLVKIAALTSIITINVFELFTLYSYVIPQILFYTMPISFFISLVITLSKLASEYELTVITSFGLNPVKIMRIFLPVTLLLSIALVVVSVGLIPKTKFLTKQFLDIKKKEANFNIKASEFGQKFGEWLIYIQDKDDKKYYEIKLFKTENNQEQFIISKSAVLNNDNGELSFNLSKGKAFFIKDSEINQIDFKTMHINDSIADDEMNIFTTTYNYWKEKIQRKQDIDDLTFYILTSLFPTLSLFLVITFGYFNPRYEKNRAVAYSLVAVVLFYVVVKSLGDKILLHSLYAVPFVWLLGTYFIYTRTVKKEY; from the coding sequence TTGAAATTAAAACACTATTTGTATTCACAATTAGCAATTACATTTTTCCCTATTTTTTTCGGATTATATTTTATTACATCAGTAGTTTTTTTAGTAAAAATTGCAGCATTAACATCAATTATTACAATTAATGTATTTGAATTATTTACATTATACTCTTATGTAATACCTCAAATTTTATTTTATACTATGCCGATTTCATTTTTTATTTCATTGGTAATAACATTATCAAAACTTGCAAGTGAGTATGAACTTACGGTAATTACGTCATTTGGCTTAAACCCTGTAAAAATTATGAGAATATTTTTACCAGTAACTTTACTTTTATCAATAGCTTTAGTTGTTGTTTCTGTAGGTTTAATTCCTAAAACAAAGTTTTTAACAAAACAGTTTTTAGATATTAAGAAAAAAGAAGCAAACTTCAATATTAAAGCCTCAGAATTTGGTCAAAAGTTTGGGGAATGGTTGATTTATATTCAAGATAAAGATGATAAAAAATATTATGAAATAAAATTATTTAAAACTGAAAACAATCAAGAACAATTCATAATTAGTAAGTCAGCAGTACTAAATAATGATAATGGAGAACTTAGTTTTAACCTTTCAAAAGGAAAAGCATTTTTCATAAAAGATTCTGAAATTAATCAAATTGATTTTAAAACTATGCATATTAATGACTCAATTGCTGATGATGAAATGAATATTTTTACAACAACATATAATTATTGGAAAGAAAAAATCCAAAGAAAACAAGATATTGATGATTTGACTTTTTATATTCTAACTTCATTATTTCCAACATTATCACTATTTTTAGTAATTACGTTTGGATATTTTAATCCAAGATATGAGAAAAATAGAGCAGTTGCATATTCACTTGTAGCTGTTGTTTTATTTTATGTTGTAGTTAAATCCCTAGGAGATAAAATTCTCTTACATAGTTTATACGCAGTTCCTTTTGTTTGGCTTTTAGGAACTTATTTTATTTATACAAGAACTGTAAAAAAAGAGTATTAA
- the coaBC gene encoding bifunctional phosphopantothenoylcysteine decarboxylase/phosphopantothenate--cysteine ligase CoaBC — translation MLLKDKKILVAVTGSIAIYKTLELIRLYIKAGAKVRVIMTEGAKKFISPITFEAISQSKVLDESNESWDKNQDYNHIDIGKWSDIFVIAPCSANTINKLSNGLADNLLTQVALAYPRMKILAPAANTNMLRNPVTQASIKMLKLCNFEIIESQTKELVCKDVGDGAMSDPEAIFYASARELLKEEYWVNRKVVLSGGGTVEKIDDVRYISNYSSGKMASSLALSLYLKGAEVCLVSTRGYENLPKDIHVIPVQSSSEMYEYLVDSVRVAKKGVMTKTTLMDASRPELIQKTPYLFMVAAVSDYVPSFPQDGKMKKDMIGSSWDLNLKQNIDILSSLNKSEMISIGFKAEMDEVSALNNASSMLEKKNLDGVCLNILGDENSFGSDSNEIELMLKNNSYSFKGEKLEISLGILNRLQNEFKENE, via the coding sequence ATGTTATTAAAAGATAAAAAAATATTAGTTGCAGTGACTGGTTCAATTGCAATTTACAAAACTTTAGAATTAATTAGATTATATATAAAAGCAGGCGCTAAAGTTAGAGTTATAATGACTGAAGGTGCCAAAAAATTCATTTCACCTATTACTTTTGAGGCTATTTCTCAAAGTAAAGTTTTGGATGAATCAAATGAATCTTGGGATAAAAACCAAGATTACAATCATATTGATATTGGTAAGTGGTCTGATATTTTTGTAATTGCTCCATGTTCTGCAAACACTATTAATAAATTATCAAATGGTTTAGCTGATAATTTATTAACTCAAGTAGCTTTAGCATATCCTAGAATGAAGATTCTTGCACCTGCTGCTAATACTAATATGTTAAGAAATCCAGTTACTCAAGCAAGTATTAAAATGCTTAAGCTTTGTAACTTTGAGATAATTGAGTCACAAACTAAAGAGTTAGTGTGTAAAGATGTTGGGGATGGAGCTATGTCTGATCCTGAAGCAATTTTTTATGCAAGTGCTCGAGAGCTTTTAAAAGAAGAGTATTGGGTAAATAGAAAAGTTGTATTAAGTGGCGGCGGAACAGTAGAAAAAATTGATGATGTAAGATATATCTCAAATTATTCATCTGGTAAGATGGCAAGCTCATTAGCTTTAAGCCTTTATTTAAAAGGTGCAGAAGTATGTTTAGTAAGCACTCGTGGTTACGAGAATTTACCAAAAGATATCCATGTTATTCCTGTTCAAAGTAGTTCTGAAATGTATGAATATTTAGTAGATTCTGTAAGAGTTGCTAAAAAAGGTGTAATGACAAAAACTACACTTATGGATGCTTCAAGACCAGAGCTTATTCAAAAAACTCCATATTTATTTATGGTAGCAGCTGTAAGTGATTATGTTCCATCTTTCCCTCAAGATGGGAAAATGAAAAAAGATATGATTGGCTCTTCTTGGGATTTAAATCTAAAACAAAATATTGATATCTTAAGTTCATTAAACAAATCAGAAATGATTTCAATTGGTTTTAAAGCTGAAATGGATGAAGTAAGTGCTTTAAACAATGCAAGTTCAATGTTAGAAAAGAAAAACCTTGATGGTGTTTGTTTAAATATCTTAGGAGATGAAAACTCTTTTGGTTCAGACTCAAATGAAATTGAACTAATGTTAAAAAACAACTCTTATTCATTTAAAGGTGAAAAGTTAGAAATTTCACTTGGTATTTTAAATAGATTACAAAATGAGTTTAAAGAAAATGAATAA
- a CDS encoding PAS domain-containing sensor histidine kinase: MWFRKKKFYTLSDIKNQIVYTPLVFVILLAIFSSIVVTLFYKYQESSKIKLLLQSESFYNQNILKNYIETINIKRSERIDSVENDLIKYVYELQGYVKSFTLRNEALDEQMLKNYIYIMEETKGIEFILFNAINYKILYGEDIINYLRKQTNSKINTKKFNHFMLKNIQYNSNDNMTYWIDNEKREVRLSYFKFVDFKGLMLGAFSQVDDMKALTKHAILGSIENTSNLEENAHFVFYDINEKLVYNYNNKAKEVSVKDISRFDLLDNNVFVYTFPKYNYKIIVKNDFLKEEIRQIKIQHENKLIIGIFIVIFIAIILMTTANIFGRFINTIFNRYNKRLERKNFLLAKWKDRYELAIIASNDGLWDINLDTNRIFFSNKWLNMFGYKRDEIQNFKEWLALVHSEDKQKVLDEFSEHISGKTDHFVSEYRLREKSGNYKWVLVRGKAFISENVNRMLMMSMDIDERMTLTKELRNVELLTEYGRIVIFRWKNNDDLSVKFVSKSIENYGYETEDFKESKISYFDFVHKDDVESLKAVIKNAIASDKPSFTNIHRVIDKDGNIKWVFNRTILVKDDYGRVISFYGYLNDITKIKMNEEELKQKVEEEVEKNIEKDRLLIQQNKLASMGEMLGNIAHQWRQPLNNTSLLTHFIRDNYGNFTKDELNDIIKDIKIQIDYMSQTIDDFRNFYQPTKDRKVFDIKESISQSSKIVATSFEQNSINLEIIGDKVEIESYENEFEQVIVNILNNAADAAIVKKKKEKFKAQVTINVTRAEKTQISISNNCGNIDKKVIERIFEPYFTTKFENQGTGIGLYMSKVIIEKNMNGKIEAINTQDGVEFIITF; encoded by the coding sequence ATGTGGTTTAGAAAAAAGAAGTTTTATACTTTATCAGATATAAAAAATCAGATTGTTTATACACCCCTTGTTTTTGTAATACTACTTGCAATATTTTCTTCAATAGTAGTAACACTTTTTTATAAGTATCAAGAGTCAAGTAAGATTAAACTATTACTACAAAGTGAGAGTTTTTATAATCAGAATATTCTAAAGAACTATATTGAAACTATTAATATTAAAAGAAGTGAAAGAATAGATTCTGTAGAAAATGATCTTATTAAGTATGTTTACGAACTACAAGGATATGTAAAGTCTTTTACTTTAAGAAATGAAGCTTTAGACGAACAAATGCTTAAGAACTATATTTATATTATGGAAGAAACCAAAGGTATTGAGTTTATACTTTTTAATGCAATAAATTATAAGATTCTTTATGGTGAAGATATTATCAATTATTTGCGTAAACAAACTAATTCAAAAATAAATACTAAAAAATTCAATCATTTTATGCTAAAAAACATTCAATATAACAGTAATGATAATATGACATATTGGATTGATAATGAAAAAAGAGAAGTTAGACTGTCTTACTTTAAATTTGTAGATTTCAAAGGTTTAATGCTTGGGGCTTTTTCTCAAGTTGATGATATGAAAGCACTTACAAAACATGCTATTTTAGGCTCTATTGAAAATACAAGTAATTTAGAAGAAAATGCACATTTTGTTTTTTATGATATTAATGAAAAGCTAGTTTACAACTACAATAATAAAGCAAAAGAAGTATCTGTAAAAGATATTTCTAGATTTGATTTATTAGATAATAATGTCTTTGTATATACCTTCCCAAAGTATAATTACAAAATTATAGTAAAAAATGATTTCCTAAAAGAAGAGATAAGACAGATAAAAATACAACATGAAAATAAACTAATTATTGGAATTTTTATTGTTATATTTATTGCAATTATCTTAATGACAACAGCTAATATTTTTGGTAGATTTATTAATACTATTTTTAATAGATATAACAAAAGATTAGAGAGAAAAAACTTTTTATTAGCAAAATGGAAAGATAGATATGAACTTGCAATTATTGCATCTAATGATGGATTATGGGATATTAATTTAGATACAAATAGAATATTCTTCTCTAATAAATGGCTAAATATGTTTGGTTATAAACGAGATGAAATTCAAAACTTTAAAGAGTGGTTAGCTCTTGTTCATAGTGAAGATAAACAAAAAGTTTTAGATGAGTTTAGTGAGCATATCTCAGGAAAAACAGATCACTTTGTAAGTGAATATAGACTTCGAGAAAAAAGCGGAAACTATAAATGGGTATTAGTTAGAGGAAAAGCTTTTATTAGTGAAAATGTAAATAGAATGCTTATGATGTCAATGGATATTGATGAGAGAATGACTTTAACTAAAGAGCTTAGAAATGTTGAATTACTAACAGAATATGGGCGTATCGTAATTTTTAGATGGAAAAACAATGATGACTTATCAGTAAAATTTGTATCTAAAAGTATTGAAAACTATGGTTATGAAACTGAAGATTTTAAAGAATCAAAAATATCTTATTTTGACTTTGTACATAAAGATGATGTTGAGTCACTAAAAGCTGTTATTAAAAATGCTATTGCATCTGATAAACCATCATTTACTAATATACATAGAGTAATAGATAAAGATGGAAATATTAAATGGGTATTTAATAGAACTATTTTAGTAAAAGATGATTATGGTCGAGTAATTTCATTTTATGGATATCTAAATGATATTACAAAAATCAAAATGAATGAAGAAGAGTTAAAACAAAAAGTTGAAGAAGAAGTTGAAAAAAATATTGAAAAAGATAGACTTTTAATACAACAAAACAAACTAGCTTCTATGGGTGAAATGCTTGGTAATATTGCTCATCAATGGAGACAACCTTTAAATAACACTAGTTTATTAACTCATTTTATTAGAGATAATTATGGAAACTTCACAAAAGATGAGTTAAATGATATTATCAAAGATATTAAAATTCAAATTGACTATATGTCTCAAACTATTGATGATTTTAGGAATTTTTATCAACCAACAAAAGATAGAAAAGTGTTTGATATTAAAGAGTCAATATCTCAAAGTTCAAAAATTGTAGCTACTTCTTTTGAGCAAAATTCAATAAATTTAGAGATTATTGGTGACAAAGTTGAGATTGAAAGTTATGAAAATGAATTTGAACAAGTAATTGTGAATATTCTAAACAATGCAGCTGATGCAGCAATAGTAAAAAAGAAGAAAGAGAAGTTCAAAGCACAAGTAACAATCAATG
- a CDS encoding prepilin peptidase produces MREDLEVFSFIFGAVIGSFLNVLISRLPKNESIVSPRSFCPSCKNTIAWYYNIPLFSYIFLRAKCAYCKTKIPFRYFIVEFLSALFTLLLFQEFGIGLEFALFSIFIYVLITLSFIDFEYKAVPDYLLLMAFVLSLFITTYPIIEALKNAFMFCGAFVLLNFILTFYIQNIKSRLTKDESLRTQEALGEGDIPIIAAIAIILGIKGALIAVFLAAIFAIIPSIYSIFIKKDIQTPFIPYLVLGLLFEYFFRLEDLLKVIY; encoded by the coding sequence GTGAGAGAAGATTTGGAGGTATTTAGTTTTATTTTTGGTGCTGTTATTGGTTCATTTTTAAATGTACTAATCTCACGGCTTCCAAAAAATGAATCTATAGTAAGTCCAAGAAGCTTCTGTCCTTCTTGTAAAAATACTATTGCTTGGTATTATAATATTCCTCTGTTTTCATATATATTCTTAAGAGCAAAATGTGCTTATTGTAAAACAAAAATACCTTTTAGATATTTTATTGTTGAGTTTTTAAGTGCTTTATTTACTCTTCTTTTATTTCAAGAATTTGGAATAGGTTTAGAGTTTGCACTTTTTAGTATTTTTATTTATGTTTTAATTACATTGTCTTTTATAGATTTTGAATATAAAGCAGTTCCTGATTATTTATTACTAATGGCTTTTGTTTTATCTTTATTCATTACAACTTACCCAATAATTGAAGCTTTGAAAAATGCATTTATGTTTTGTGGTGCCTTTGTTTTATTGAATTTTATTCTAACTTTTTATATCCAAAATATAAAATCAAGACTAACAAAAGATGAAAGTTTAAGAACTCAAGAAGCATTAGGTGAGGGTGATATTCCAATAATTGCAGCTATTGCAATTATCTTAGGAATAAAAGGTGCATTAATTGCAGTGTTTTTAGCGGCAATTTTTGCTATAATACCATCTATTTATTCCATCTTTATAAAAAAAGACATTCAAACTCCATTTATTCCATACTTAGTTTTAGGATTATTATTTGAATATTTTTTTAGATTAGAAGATTTATTAAAGGTTATTTATTGA
- the truA gene encoding tRNA pseudouridine(38-40) synthase TruA, with translation MNAKFNISYDGSVFQGSQRQPNGLTVENALLKAFKRVNIETNIVLSGRTDRDVHATGQVFNCILPDFWNNFDKLKDVMNKHLPSSIKINHISLVPNDFHSRFHARKRVYRYVITTKHTTPFNDKFVTYVPSINEELMKEAIKEFIGEYDFEYFHKVGSDKENTVREIFDTCFYKHKDIYVFRFTANSYLRSQIRLMVGFLLKINMGKLSIIDLKEQLRMKKRVFKIPAPANGLYLAQITY, from the coding sequence ATGAACGCAAAATTTAATATCTCTTATGATGGTTCTGTTTTTCAAGGATCACAAAGACAACCTAATGGTTTAACAGTTGAGAATGCTTTATTAAAAGCATTTAAACGTGTAAATATTGAAACAAATATAGTTTTAAGTGGAAGAACAGATAGGGATGTTCATGCTACAGGACAGGTATTTAACTGTATTCTTCCAGATTTTTGGAATAACTTCGATAAGTTAAAAGATGTTATGAATAAACATCTTCCAAGCTCTATAAAAATTAATCATATATCTTTAGTTCCTAATGACTTTCACTCACGATTTCATGCTAGAAAAAGAGTTTATAGATATGTGATTACTACAAAACATACAACACCATTTAATGATAAATTTGTAACCTATGTACCTTCAATAAATGAAGAACTTATGAAAGAAGCAATAAAAGAGTTTATAGGTGAATATGATTTTGAGTATTTTCATAAAGTAGGTAGTGATAAAGAAAACACAGTACGTGAAATCTTTGATACTTGTTTTTATAAACACAAAGATATATATGTATTTCGCTTTACCGCTAATTCTTACTTACGTTCACAAATTAGATTAATGGTCGGGTTCTTACTTAAAATAAATATGGGTAAACTTTCAATTATTGATTTAAAAGAACAGTTAAGAATGAAAAAACGTGTCTTTAAAATCCCTGCACCTGCTAATGGTTTGTATTTAGCCCAAATTACTTATTAA
- a CDS encoding di-trans,poly-cis-decaprenylcistransferase — MSLKKMNNQNMPAHIAMIMDGNGRWAKERGLKRTAGHEEGAKVVREITKYCSNIGIKYLTLYAFSTENWQRPKLEVEFLMKLLDRYFKKELPIYLENNVRFKPIGDLSRFSKYLQKTIRDVEEKTSHCTGLTQVLALNYGSKDEIIRAIKKLNEQELEVSEENLESCLDTAGMPGVDIMIRTSGEVRLSNYLLWQNAYAEMFFTPTYWPDFNSSELDDIISDFVKRERRFGGI; from the coding sequence ATGAGTTTAAAGAAAATGAATAATCAAAATATGCCTGCACATATTGCCATGATTATGGATGGTAATGGTAGATGGGCAAAAGAAAGAGGTCTTAAACGAACAGCTGGCCATGAAGAAGGCGCAAAAGTTGTTCGAGAGATAACTAAATATTGCTCAAATATTGGAATTAAATATTTGACTTTATATGCTTTCTCAACAGAAAACTGGCAAAGACCAAAACTAGAAGTAGAGTTCTTAATGAAATTACTTGATAGATATTTTAAAAAAGAACTTCCAATTTATTTAGAGAATAATGTACGATTTAAACCTATTGGGGATTTGTCTAGATTCTCAAAATATTTACAAAAAACAATAAGAGATGTTGAAGAAAAAACATCTCATTGTACAGGGCTTACTCAAGTTTTAGCATTAAATTATGGTTCAAAAGATGAAATTATAAGAGCTATTAAAAAATTAAATGAACAAGAACTTGAAGTAAGTGAAGAAAATCTTGAATCGTGTTTAGATACAGCAGGTATGCCTGGTGTTGATATTATGATTAGAACAAGTGGTGAAGTTAGATTATCTAATTATCTTTTATGGCAAAATGCTTATGCTGAAATGTTCTTTACTCCAACGTATTGGCCTGATTTTAATTCAAGTGAATTAGATGATATCATAAGTGACTTTGTCAAACGTGAGAGAAGATTTGGAGGTATTTAG
- the glmU gene encoding bifunctional UDP-N-acetylglucosamine diphosphorylase/glucosamine-1-phosphate N-acetyltransferase GlmU, with amino-acid sequence MNNKSIIILAAGAGTRMKSTTPKVLHKISGKSMLYYSIKEALKLSDDITVVLYHQASRVQEEMEKHFEGINYVIQDHANYPGTGGAVMGITPKYDQVLVLNGDMPLIQAEELKKFDIEATIVMSVLELDSADGYGRVIVENGSVKKIVEQKDANEEELAVTTANAGIYQFETKFLLENLPKLSNDNAQAEYYITDLIEMAINEGKVLKPLAVNVENFKGVNSKVELTDAEVIHQNRIKNEFLKAGVIMRLPDTIYIEEGVCIEGESILENGVTLLGNTKIVNSHIKTNTIIEDSILVDSDAGPMARIRPGSELNKTHIGNFVETKKAKLNGVKAGHLSYLGDCEINEGTNIGCGTITCNYDGINKYKTIIGKNVFVGSDTQLVAPVNVADNTMIAAGSTVTTDVKEGQLYMSRAKKRAVEGYFFKHFEK; translated from the coding sequence ATGAACAACAAATCAATCATAATTTTAGCTGCAGGTGCAGGTACGCGAATGAAATCAACAACTCCAAAGGTTTTACATAAAATCTCTGGTAAATCAATGTTGTATTATTCAATCAAAGAAGCACTAAAATTAAGTGATGATATTACTGTTGTTTTATACCACCAAGCTTCAAGAGTACAAGAAGAAATGGAAAAACATTTCGAAGGTATCAATTATGTAATCCAAGACCATGCAAATTATCCAGGAACTGGTGGAGCTGTAATGGGTATTACACCAAAATATGATCAAGTATTAGTTCTAAATGGTGATATGCCTTTAATTCAAGCAGAAGAATTAAAAAAGTTTGATATAGAAGCAACTATTGTTATGTCTGTTTTAGAGCTTGATAGTGCTGATGGATATGGTAGAGTTATTGTTGAGAATGGATCTGTTAAAAAAATCGTTGAACAAAAAGATGCAAATGAAGAAGAATTAGCAGTTACAACTGCCAATGCAGGTATTTACCAATTTGAAACAAAATTCTTACTTGAAAATCTTCCAAAACTATCAAATGATAATGCTCAAGCAGAGTATTACATCACAGATTTAATTGAAATGGCAATTAATGAAGGAAAAGTATTAAAACCACTTGCAGTTAATGTTGAAAACTTCAAAGGTGTTAATTCAAAAGTTGAGTTAACAGATGCAGAAGTAATTCACCAAAATAGAATTAAAAATGAGTTCTTGAAAGCTGGTGTTATTATGAGATTGCCTGATACTATTTATATAGAAGAGGGTGTTTGTATTGAAGGTGAATCTATTTTAGAAAATGGAGTTACATTACTTGGAAATACGAAAATTGTAAATTCTCATATTAAAACAAATACTATTATTGAAGATTCAATTTTAGTTGACTCTGATGCTGGACCAATGGCTAGAATTAGACCAGGAAGTGAACTTAATAAAACACACATTGGAAACTTCGTTGAAACAAAAAAAGCTAAGTTAAATGGTGTAAAAGCTGGTCATTTATCATATCTTGGTGATTGTGAAATAAATGAAGGTACAAATATAGGTTGTGGAACAATTACTTGTAATTATGATGGAATTAATAAATATAAGACTATTATTGGTAAAAATGTATTTGTAGGTTCTGATACTCAATTAGTAGCTCCTGTGAATGTTGCTGATAATACAATGATTGCTGCAGGTTCAACTGTAACAACAGACGTAAAAGAAGGTCAACTTTATATGAGTCGAGCTAAGAAAAGAGCAGTTGAAGGATACTTCTTTAAGCATTTTGAAAAATAA